The proteins below come from a single Chryseobacterium bernardetii genomic window:
- a CDS encoding RsiV family protein, giving the protein MKNTITIIALSSFFVFTACKKNETAATSIEKTENKKSEEFVVDSVIVKDSTKITDSLKLTYTSKLLVFPTIKDKKLLDSIYFQNDKIKDFSKAGLQAYLENEKNNYFNSVKKDSKDWASDITYAQDWYSSSHMNLVSNSNGYMHIQYTGSGYEGGAHDNYGFSERIFDLKNNKKLELKDITSTPKAKLEAMLMKNIDNINSGTMDGDGSVKNSEMLLVEKIPASNNFYFDDKNLYFHYSPYEIAAFAAGDITIPISWEELKGTLNPEFKERMKIK; this is encoded by the coding sequence ATGAAAAATACGATAACTATTATTGCACTTTCTTCGTTCTTTGTTTTTACTGCCTGTAAAAAAAATGAAACAGCAGCAACATCAATAGAGAAAACAGAAAATAAAAAGTCCGAAGAATTTGTAGTAGATTCTGTAATAGTAAAAGATTCTACAAAAATTACTGACTCGCTGAAGCTTACTTATACCTCCAAACTACTGGTATTCCCAACAATAAAAGATAAAAAACTTTTAGATAGTATCTACTTCCAGAATGATAAAATAAAAGATTTTTCCAAGGCTGGTTTGCAGGCTTATCTGGAAAATGAAAAAAATAATTACTTCAATTCTGTAAAAAAGGACAGCAAGGATTGGGCTTCAGATATCACTTATGCTCAGGACTGGTATTCAAGTTCTCATATGAATCTTGTGTCCAATAGTAATGGCTACATGCATATTCAGTACACCGGAAGCGGCTATGAAGGCGGAGCACATGATAATTATGGTTTTTCGGAAAGAATTTTTGATCTTAAAAATAATAAGAAATTAGAATTAAAAGATATTACTTCCACTCCAAAAGCAAAACTTGAAGCGATGCTGATGAAGAACATTGATAATATTAACAGTGGTACGATGGATGGTGACGGAAGTGTAAAAAACTCAGAAATGTTATTGGTGGAAAAGATTCCAGCTTCAAACAACTTCTATTTTGATGACAAAAATCTGTATTTCCACTATAGTCCATATGAAATTGCCGCATTTGCAGCAGGAGATATCACCATTCCAATTTCATGGGAGGAGCTGAAGGGTACATTAAATCCGGAATTTAAAGAAAGAATGAAAATTAAATAG
- a CDS encoding diacylglycerol/lipid kinase family protein, with the protein MEKVAFIINPFSAKKNYQPFLNELKNKVGNPLYYVSESIPGTDEFIKTHFDEVDIFVAIGGDGTISTVAKNLISTDKILAIFPAGSGNGFSNETRFSKNLDELLEKINAKQSRKIDTFTVNGRLSINVSGTGFDGKVVKEFEKTSRGFKNYIKVSLKTFFNYKPIKVTFFDEEYKQYNGRYLMLNIANTRQFGNNAYIAPKASKSDGLVDMVLVKKFPLTYSALFAFRMFTKRLKDDEYVTYLPVSEISFKVNTKNWHLDGEFNKIESPVHVKVQPASLSILI; encoded by the coding sequence ATGGAAAAAGTAGCTTTTATCATCAATCCTTTTTCGGCCAAAAAGAATTATCAGCCGTTTCTGAATGAACTTAAAAATAAGGTCGGTAATCCTTTGTATTATGTTTCCGAATCCATTCCGGGAACAGACGAATTCATCAAGACACATTTTGATGAAGTGGATATCTTTGTCGCGATTGGCGGCGATGGAACAATCTCTACCGTAGCTAAAAATCTGATTTCTACCGATAAGATATTAGCAATCTTTCCAGCTGGTTCAGGAAATGGCTTTTCTAATGAAACCCGTTTCAGTAAGAATCTTGATGAGCTTTTAGAGAAAATAAACGCAAAGCAGTCCAGAAAAATAGATACTTTTACTGTAAACGGAAGACTTTCCATCAACGTTTCAGGAACAGGATTTGACGGAAAAGTGGTGAAAGAGTTTGAAAAGACCAGCCGTGGTTTTAAAAACTATATTAAAGTTTCACTGAAGACCTTCTTTAACTATAAACCAATTAAGGTTACCTTCTTTGATGAAGAATATAAGCAGTATAATGGCAGATACCTCATGCTCAATATTGCCAATACCCGGCAGTTCGGGAATAATGCCTATATCGCACCCAAAGCAAGTAAAAGTGATGGATTGGTAGATATGGTTTTGGTTAAAAAATTCCCTCTTACGTATTCTGCATTGTTCGCTTTCAGGATGTTCACCAAGAGGCTAAAGGATGATGAATATGTAACCTATCTTCCTGTTTCGGAAATTTCATTCAAAGTAAATACTAAAAACTGGCACCTTGATGGTGAGTTCAATAAGATAGAATCACCGGTTCACGTGAAGGTACAGCCGGCGAGTTTGAGTATTTTAATTTAA
- a CDS encoding dicarboxylate/amino acid:cation symporter, whose translation MKAKKIYNQLYFQVIIAITAGIFLGNFYPELGEKMKPLGDGFIKLVKMIIAPVIFITLTLGIAHMTDLKKVGRIAVKAMIYFFTFSTLALIIGLIVGNLLQPGHGLNIDPTTLSGDVSEYQEKAHESTLTGFIMNIIPETLFSPLVGDNILQVLLVAILMGVALVLTKEKSQKVTDFLQDLSAPVFKIVHILMKLAPVGAFGAMAFTIGKYGLHSVLNLIFLVATFYITSFLFVVLVLGTVAWYNGFNIFKLLFYLKEELLLVLGTSSSESALPGIMEKMEKAGCSRTIVGLVVPTGYSFNLDGTNIYMTLASLFIAQALNIHLPIEKQLMLLLVAMLSSKGAAGVTGAGFVTLAATLAVVPEIPIAGMTLILGIDKFMSECRALTNVIGNSVATVVVANWEKQLDKEQLHYCLNNSYQIEK comes from the coding sequence TTGAAAGCAAAAAAAATATACAATCAGCTTTATTTCCAGGTTATCATCGCTATAACTGCAGGTATTTTTCTTGGAAACTTTTATCCCGAACTGGGAGAAAAAATGAAACCATTAGGAGATGGTTTTATCAAATTGGTAAAAATGATTATCGCTCCGGTCATCTTTATTACCCTTACCCTTGGAATTGCCCATATGACCGATCTCAAAAAAGTAGGAAGAATTGCAGTGAAGGCAATGATCTATTTTTTCACCTTCTCTACCCTTGCTCTTATTATTGGTCTGATAGTTGGGAATCTTTTACAGCCTGGCCATGGTTTGAATATTGATCCTACAACCCTTTCAGGAGATGTATCAGAGTATCAGGAGAAAGCTCACGAATCTACACTCACAGGGTTTATTATGAATATTATTCCGGAAACACTATTCAGCCCTTTGGTAGGCGATAATATTCTTCAGGTACTTCTTGTTGCTATTTTAATGGGGGTTGCATTGGTTTTAACAAAGGAAAAAAGTCAGAAAGTAACTGATTTCCTTCAGGACCTCTCAGCTCCGGTATTCAAGATCGTTCATATCCTGATGAAGCTTGCTCCTGTAGGAGCTTTTGGAGCAATGGCCTTTACCATAGGAAAATACGGACTTCATTCGGTTTTGAATCTTATATTCCTGGTAGCAACATTCTATATTACCTCTTTCCTTTTTGTGGTCTTGGTTTTAGGCACTGTGGCGTGGTATAACGGGTTTAATATTTTCAAGCTGTTATTTTATCTTAAAGAAGAGCTTCTTCTGGTGTTAGGAACAAGTTCTTCGGAATCTGCTCTTCCGGGAATCATGGAAAAAATGGAAAAAGCAGGCTGCTCCCGAACAATAGTTGGCCTTGTAGTTCCTACAGGTTATTCTTTCAATCTTGACGGAACTAATATCTACATGACACTTGCCTCTCTGTTTATAGCCCAGGCCCTTAATATTCATCTTCCCATTGAGAAACAGCTGATGCTTCTGTTGGTGGCCATGTTAAGCTCAAAAGGGGCAGCCGGTGTTACTGGTGCAGGTTTTGTGACATTGGCTGCAACACTGGCAGTTGTACCCGAAATCCCGATTGCCGGAATGACACTTATCTTAGGAATTGATAAATTTATGAGTGAATGCCGTGCCTTAACGAATGTTATTGGAAACTCTGTAGCTACTGTTGTTGTAGCTAACTGGGAAAAGCAACTGGATAAAGAGCAGTTACACTATTGCCTGAATAATTCTTACCAGATTGAAAAATGA
- the ggt gene encoding gamma-glutamyltransferase — MKKILIASVILASQLSWAQFTDINIVKEVKVKNKGVVVSAHPLASEAGAKILRMGGNAYDAITATQYALAVVYPQAGNIGGGGFLVGVKNNGEKFTLDYRETAPKKASRDMYLDKNGKANTDLSQNGRLAVGIPGSVAGFFATLKHCKLPMEKIIQPAIDLAEQGFAITEQEAEMLNNNQEHFKKHNKSAIVFVKDTPWKAGDLLVQKDLAETLKLIQKLGAKGFYEGKTADLLIAEMKRGNGIITLEDLKNYKVAERKALEFEYKGNHVVSMPLPSSGGLLLAQMLRMASFENLEKYQQNSAQAVQIMTEAERRAFADRAEYMGDPDFIQDKTSYLISDEYLKGRWKSFSFNKATPSSEVGKIIEQPKESTQTTHISVLDKDGNAASVTTTLNGYYGSKVLVSGAGFFLNNEMDDFSIKPGVPNMFGAVGGEANSIQPNKRMLSSMTPTILLKNGKPYMVVGTPGGTTIPTSVYQSIVNVVDFKQNANIAVNAPKFHHQWLPETIKVENNFPESTIADLKKKNYTFEKVKQIGKTEVIVLDENGNIHAVADGRGDDSVAIE, encoded by the coding sequence ATGAAGAAGATTTTAATTGCTTCGGTTATATTAGCCAGCCAGCTTAGCTGGGCCCAGTTTACAGACATCAATATTGTAAAAGAGGTAAAGGTTAAGAATAAAGGTGTGGTAGTTTCTGCACATCCACTTGCAAGTGAAGCAGGAGCAAAAATCCTGAGAATGGGCGGAAATGCCTATGATGCCATTACAGCTACCCAGTATGCACTAGCTGTAGTGTATCCACAGGCAGGAAACATTGGCGGAGGCGGATTTCTGGTGGGCGTAAAAAATAATGGGGAGAAATTTACTTTGGATTACCGAGAAACTGCTCCTAAAAAAGCTTCCAGAGACATGTATCTCGATAAAAACGGAAAAGCCAATACTGATCTATCTCAAAATGGGCGCCTTGCAGTAGGTATCCCTGGCAGTGTAGCAGGTTTTTTTGCTACATTGAAACACTGTAAACTTCCAATGGAAAAAATCATTCAGCCTGCTATTGATCTGGCAGAACAAGGATTTGCCATTACTGAACAGGAAGCAGAAATGCTTAACAATAATCAGGAACATTTTAAGAAACATAATAAATCAGCTATCGTTTTTGTAAAAGACACTCCATGGAAAGCAGGAGATCTTTTGGTACAGAAAGATCTGGCAGAAACTTTAAAACTGATCCAAAAACTAGGTGCAAAAGGTTTCTATGAAGGTAAAACAGCAGATCTTCTGATCGCTGAAATGAAAAGAGGAAACGGAATCATTACTTTGGAAGACCTTAAAAATTATAAGGTTGCAGAAAGAAAAGCCCTGGAATTTGAATATAAAGGCAACCATGTAGTCTCGATGCCTTTACCTTCCAGCGGAGGTTTACTTCTTGCTCAGATGCTGAGAATGGCCAGCTTTGAAAACCTTGAAAAATATCAGCAAAACTCTGCACAGGCTGTACAGATCATGACAGAGGCTGAAAGAAGGGCTTTTGCAGACAGAGCAGAATATATGGGAGATCCGGATTTTATCCAGGATAAAACATCTTATCTGATCTCCGACGAATATTTAAAGGGCAGATGGAAAAGCTTCAGCTTTAATAAAGCCACTCCTAGTTCTGAAGTTGGAAAAATTATAGAACAACCTAAAGAGTCTACTCAAACCACTCACATTTCCGTGCTTGATAAGGATGGAAATGCAGCATCTGTAACAACCACTCTTAATGGTTATTATGGAAGCAAAGTTCTTGTTTCCGGAGCCGGCTTCTTTTTAAACAATGAAATGGATGATTTCTCCATTAAACCAGGAGTTCCGAATATGTTCGGAGCTGTAGGCGGAGAAGCAAACTCTATCCAGCCGAATAAAAGAATGCTTTCTTCCATGACGCCTACGATTCTGCTTAAGAACGGAAAACCTTACATGGTAGTGGGAACTCCGGGAGGAACTACCATCCCAACCTCTGTATACCAATCTATTGTAAACGTAGTTGATTTTAAGCAAAACGCCAATATTGCGGTAAACGCTCCTAAATTCCATCATCAGTGGCTTCCAGAAACCATAAAAGTGGAAAATAACTTCCCGGAAAGCACTATAGCTGATCTGAAAAAGAAAAACTATACCTTTGAAAAGGTAAAACAAATCGGAAAAACAGAAGTAATAGTCCTGGATGAAAATGGAAACATTCACGCTGTTGCAGACGGACGCGGAGACGATTCTGTAGCAATAGAATAA
- a CDS encoding TonB-dependent receptor plug domain-containing protein: MKKNYQKIIFLGTLFFVSANAYAQVKDSIKVKSVDEVKITVGSRNKSRVATDTPVPVDVINIGSQSVLSPQTDLNQILNYAAPSFTSNSTTVADGTDHVDPAQLRGLGPDQVLVLLNGKRRHTSSLVNINGSPGRGSVGTDLNAIPAFAIERLEVLRDGASAQYGSDAIAGVINVIMKKNTNAFTAAITGGGFNSKGANDHHGGWDGDKYQLDLNYGTKIGSNGFINFTASLLHRNDTRRAKSAAGDIFNAYNAIEQRALEKGVNISSLFGNINNTSNTQQIVNYIHQYAQDVSYFTAAQQASIQSANTITALQNLLKADVTENELAYRGLTRDDFNMRVGQSRLGSGQFFMNSEFDLSSTIRGYAFGGISYRSGNAAGFYRRPNQNRTSTSIYPNGFLPEIASDVIDLSFAAGFKGKLGNINYDISNTFGRNTFDYTIKNTANASMLYPSKKEFNAGGLGFSQNTINADFDTKIDWLKGFNVAFGGEMRFEKYKIEKGEEASWALYDINGNIQTPGTNPLLKPTDFFGVYTPPNPDFPIGPNNQGSTTSTRPGGAQVFPGFRPENALNKGRHSVAVYADTELDVTDRWLLSAALRFENYSDFGSTFNYKVATRYKLTDNINIRAAHSTGFRAPSLQQIYFNATATQFVGGVPYEVGTFSNDSDAAKYLGIPQLKQEESKSYSVGFTAKIPQANLTFTVDGYYIKIKNRVVLTDQFSRPSGTYPADSDLGKLQAAFDKANANAATFFANAIDTQTKGIEGVISHRARFSQTLALNSDFAVTVSKTNRVGDIHGSDVLINAGQINRYYSESSRVYLEEAIPRFKASLNNALEINKFSVLLRNVYFGKVTDPNTMDANGDGIVSGEIINGQAVATEHPVWGGKIITDLSVGYMFTKNFKLTIGANNLFDIYPDKNYGPTMVKTPSLNASGNLVYVDAPAIDLSNQNQFVYSRNVSQFGMNGRFLFARVNLNF; this comes from the coding sequence ATGAAAAAAAATTACCAGAAAATTATCTTTTTAGGAACCTTGTTCTTTGTGTCAGCAAATGCATATGCGCAAGTAAAAGATTCCATAAAAGTAAAATCAGTAGATGAAGTAAAGATAACTGTTGGGTCCAGGAATAAAAGCCGCGTTGCAACTGATACGCCGGTTCCCGTGGATGTTATCAATATCGGATCACAGTCTGTATTAAGCCCACAAACTGATCTAAACCAGATTTTGAATTATGCCGCACCATCATTTACGTCCAACTCAACAACTGTGGCAGATGGTACAGACCACGTTGATCCCGCACAATTGAGAGGACTAGGGCCGGATCAGGTGCTTGTTTTGCTTAATGGAAAGAGAAGACATACCTCATCCTTGGTTAATATCAATGGTTCTCCAGGAAGAGGATCTGTAGGGACGGATCTTAATGCTATTCCCGCTTTTGCTATTGAAAGGCTGGAAGTATTGAGGGATGGTGCATCGGCACAGTATGGTTCTGATGCTATTGCCGGAGTTATTAATGTCATCATGAAGAAAAATACGAATGCCTTTACCGCGGCCATTACGGGAGGAGGCTTTAATTCAAAAGGAGCTAATGACCATCATGGAGGCTGGGATGGGGATAAATATCAGCTGGATCTGAACTATGGAACTAAAATTGGTAGTAATGGATTCATCAATTTTACAGCAAGCTTACTGCATAGAAATGATACAAGGAGAGCAAAATCAGCGGCAGGTGATATTTTTAATGCTTATAATGCTATTGAGCAGAGAGCATTAGAAAAAGGGGTTAATATTTCTTCTCTTTTTGGGAATATCAACAATACATCCAATACACAGCAAATCGTCAACTATATACATCAGTATGCTCAGGATGTAAGCTATTTTACAGCAGCACAGCAGGCTAGTATTCAGTCTGCGAATACAATTACCGCATTGCAGAATCTTCTCAAGGCTGATGTTACTGAAAATGAACTTGCCTACAGAGGATTAACAAGAGATGATTTTAATATGAGGGTTGGGCAGTCCAGACTAGGGTCGGGTCAGTTTTTTATGAACTCAGAATTTGATCTGTCTTCAACGATCCGTGGATATGCTTTTGGGGGAATATCCTACAGATCAGGGAATGCAGCAGGTTTTTACAGGAGACCCAATCAAAACAGAACTTCTACATCAATATATCCTAATGGTTTCCTGCCGGAAATTGCTTCTGATGTTATTGATCTCTCTTTTGCCGCAGGATTTAAAGGAAAATTAGGAAATATTAATTACGATATCAGCAACACTTTCGGGAGAAATACTTTTGACTACACAATAAAAAATACGGCCAATGCATCAATGTTATATCCCAGTAAAAAGGAATTCAATGCAGGAGGGCTTGGTTTTTCTCAAAATACTATTAATGCAGACTTTGATACTAAGATCGATTGGCTGAAAGGGTTTAATGTTGCTTTTGGAGGAGAGATGAGATTTGAAAAATACAAAATAGAAAAAGGGGAAGAAGCTTCATGGGCTCTTTATGATATTAACGGAAATATACAGACTCCAGGGACAAATCCTCTCTTGAAACCTACAGATTTTTTTGGAGTTTATACTCCTCCAAATCCTGATTTTCCAATTGGCCCAAATAATCAAGGGTCAACTACTAGTACCAGGCCGGGAGGTGCGCAGGTATTTCCAGGTTTTCGTCCTGAGAATGCTCTTAATAAGGGAAGGCATTCCGTTGCTGTTTATGCGGATACGGAACTGGATGTAACTGACAGATGGTTGCTGAGTGCTGCACTTAGGTTTGAAAATTACTCAGATTTTGGGTCTACTTTCAATTATAAAGTTGCCACAAGATATAAGCTTACGGACAATATTAATATACGGGCAGCCCATTCTACAGGATTTAGAGCGCCTTCTTTACAGCAGATTTATTTTAATGCTACAGCTACACAGTTTGTAGGTGGAGTGCCATATGAAGTGGGAACATTTTCTAATGATTCTGATGCAGCCAAATATTTAGGAATTCCACAATTGAAGCAAGAGGAATCAAAGAGTTATTCTGTTGGTTTTACAGCTAAGATCCCACAGGCAAATCTAACTTTTACAGTAGATGGTTATTATATTAAAATCAAAAACAGGGTGGTTTTGACTGATCAGTTTTCAAGACCGTCAGGAACTTATCCTGCGGATAGTGATCTTGGTAAATTACAGGCCGCTTTTGACAAGGCTAATGCGAATGCTGCTACTTTCTTTGCTAATGCTATTGATACTCAGACAAAAGGTATAGAAGGTGTTATTTCGCACAGAGCAAGATTTTCTCAGACACTAGCCCTGAATTCTGATTTTGCAGTTACGGTGTCAAAAACAAACAGGGTAGGTGATATCCATGGTTCCGATGTTTTGATCAATGCCGGGCAAATCAACAGATATTATTCGGAATCCAGCCGTGTTTATCTTGAAGAAGCGATCCCAAGATTCAAGGCTTCTCTCAATAATGCATTGGAAATTAATAAATTCAGTGTTTTGTTAAGAAATGTTTATTTCGGGAAAGTTACAGACCCTAATACAATGGATGCTAACGGGGATGGAATTGTAAGTGGAGAAATCATCAACGGGCAGGCTGTTGCTACAGAACATCCGGTTTGGGGAGGAAAAATAATTACAGATTTATCTGTGGGCTATATGTTTACTAAGAATTTTAAACTGACAATCGGAGCTAATAATTTGTTTGATATTTATCCGGATAAAAACTATGGTCCGACAATGGTGAAAACACCTTCTCTGAATGCATCCGGGAATCTTGTATATGTGGATGCTCCTGCTATTGATCTTTCTAATCAGAATCAGTTTGTATACTCAAGAAATGTTTCTCAGTTTGGAATGAATGGAAGGTTTCTTTTTGCCAGAGTGAATCTTAATTTTTAA
- a CDS encoding NAD-dependent epimerase/dehydratase family protein, giving the protein MESYTERILITGALGQIGTELTNRLVEIHGADNVVASGLDRWQEGITSAGHYERMDVTNTQLVRQVIKDYDITTVYHLASLLSGTSEKQPIFAWKLNLEPLLHFCEMAKEGLIKKIFWPSSIAVFGKGIPKHDVGQDVVLNPTTVYGISKMAGEKWCEYYFDKYGVDVRSIRYPGLISWKTPAGGGTTDYAVEIFYKAIEDGKYTSFISENTGMPMLYMDDAINATLKLMDAPKERLTVRSSYNLGGMSFTPKELAEEIKKEIPDFSIDYNPDFRQAIADSWPASIDDSVAKKDWGLTYDFGISEMTKDMIKNLKVKLAKN; this is encoded by the coding sequence ATGGAATCCTATACGGAAAGAATACTGATTACAGGTGCCTTGGGACAAATCGGCACCGAACTTACTAACAGACTTGTTGAAATTCACGGAGCGGACAATGTTGTAGCTTCAGGTCTTGACAGATGGCAGGAGGGAATTACCTCTGCAGGGCATTATGAAAGAATGGACGTTACCAATACTCAATTAGTGAGACAGGTGATTAAAGATTATGATATCACTACAGTGTATCACCTTGCATCGCTTCTGTCCGGAACTTCGGAAAAGCAGCCAATTTTTGCGTGGAAACTAAATCTTGAGCCTCTTCTTCATTTTTGTGAAATGGCGAAAGAGGGGCTTATTAAAAAGATCTTCTGGCCGAGTTCCATTGCAGTATTTGGAAAAGGAATTCCAAAACATGATGTAGGGCAGGATGTGGTGTTGAACCCAACAACCGTTTATGGAATCTCTAAAATGGCAGGGGAGAAGTGGTGCGAATATTATTTTGATAAATATGGAGTGGATGTAAGAAGTATCAGATATCCTGGATTAATTTCATGGAAAACTCCGGCAGGTGGTGGTACAACCGATTATGCTGTTGAGATTTTCTATAAAGCTATTGAAGACGGTAAGTATACAAGTTTCATTTCAGAGAACACCGGAATGCCGATGTTGTATATGGATGATGCCATCAATGCTACTCTGAAATTAATGGATGCTCCAAAGGAAAGATTAACTGTTCGTTCATCTTATAATTTAGGAGGAATGTCATTTACTCCAAAAGAATTAGCAGAAGAAATCAAGAAAGAAATCCCGGATTTCAGCATTGATTATAACCCGGATTTCAGACAGGCCATTGCAGATTCCTGGCCGGCTTCTATTGATGATTCTGTAGCTAAAAAAGATTGGGGGCTGACTTATGATTTCGGAATTTCTGAAATGACGAAAGACATGATTAAGAATCTGAAAGTAAAATTAGCTAAGAATTAA
- a CDS encoding polysaccharide deacetylase family protein: protein MVLLTFNITNIAAEAKKGSQITRDERLKITEENTKAILRILDIHDIKASFFVEVSLTEKLQNLIKAISSKGHEIAFYNQGSNLEEIEIAKKNIEDLLEKQIRGIRQKDVKIAQENLKLLEFNYVSNIDNANILFPFKRLKRNTEITEEDGLSIVPESISPYSQLPYNDFVFQILPMKYYQNMVLETLQNEEFVLIYLNAWQFTDFKKYRFDIPFYRSLFSGKKMEDKLDALLTFLNEKDMATSRMKDYIF from the coding sequence ATGGTATTATTGACTTTTAACATTACGAATATTGCAGCTGAAGCCAAAAAAGGCTCTCAGATTACCCGTGATGAAAGGTTGAAAATTACTGAAGAGAATACAAAAGCGATTCTTAGAATTTTAGATATTCATGATATAAAAGCAAGTTTTTTTGTAGAAGTTTCTCTCACAGAAAAACTGCAGAATCTTATAAAAGCAATTTCATCCAAAGGGCATGAAATTGCTTTTTATAATCAAGGCTCAAATCTTGAAGAAATTGAAATCGCTAAGAAGAATATCGAGGATCTTTTAGAAAAACAGATCAGGGGAATTCGTCAGAAAGATGTGAAAATTGCTCAGGAAAATTTAAAACTTCTGGAGTTTAATTATGTTTCAAATATTGACAATGCTAATATCCTTTTTCCATTCAAACGTCTGAAAAGAAATACTGAAATTACAGAAGAAGATGGGCTGAGTATTGTGCCGGAAAGTATCTCTCCATACAGCCAGTTGCCTTATAATGATTTTGTCTTTCAGATCTTACCGATGAAATATTATCAGAATATGGTACTGGAAACATTACAGAATGAAGAATTTGTTCTGATTTATCTTAATGCATGGCAGTTTACGGATTTTAAAAAATACCGTTTTGATATTCCTTTTTACCGAAGCTTATTTTCGGGCAAAAAAATGGAGGACAAATTAGATGCCCTCCTTACTTTTCTTAACGAGAAGGATATGGCTACTTCCCGTATGAAAGATTATATTTTCTAG